The nucleotide window CATGGCCCGATCGTCAACGACGTGTTGGGCGCCACGGCCGGGCCCACGCCAATCGCCATGTGGTGGGCATTTCTGGAAACCGAAAACCCGATCCTCGAAGGGTTCTACCAGCTCAACCGTGCCGATACGCTGGGCAAGATGCGCGAAGCCGCTGCCAAAGTTCACGCGCCGGGGCTGAACTTTGTCTGGGCCAATGCCCGTGGCGATATCGGCTGGTGGGCGGCGGCAAAGCTGCCAATCCGCCCAGACGGCGTCGACCCGGCGTTCATCCTCGACGGTGCCAGCGCGCAGGCCGACAAGCTCGGCTTCTACCCCTTCAACGCCAACCCACAACAGGAAAACCCGGCGCGCGGCTACATCGTCTCTGCCAACTACCAACCGCCGGCAGCGGTGCCGATACCGGGTTACTACAACCTGCCCGACCGTGGCCGCCAGCTCGACCGCCAGCTGGCCAACCCTGAGGTGAAATGGGACACGCACAACAGCCAGTCGCTGCAGCTGGACACCGCCAGCGACCATGGCCCGCGCACCCTTGCACCACTGCTGGCAACGCTGCGCGCGGTGGCCGAAGGTGACGAAGAGAAGGAACTGGTCGAGCAGCTGGCTGCCTGGCGCGGCGACTACCCGCTGGACTCGACCAGCGCCACCCTGTTCAACCAGTTCCTCTACGAACTGGCATTTGCTGCCCTGCATGACGAACTGGGTGACACGTGGTTCCCGGTACTGATCAGCACCCGCGCCATCGATGCAGCCTTGCCGCGCCTGGCGGCGGATGCCGATTCACCCTGGTGGAACACCCGCGGAGGCAACCTGCGCACAGACCGTACCGCAGTCGTGCGCACGGCTTGGCAGAGCAGTTTGAAGCACCTGCGTGACACCCTGGGCAGTGACCCCGCCAGCTGGCAATGGGGCAAGGCGCATACCCTGACCCACAACCACCCGCTGGGGGTGAAAAAGCCGCTGAACCTGCTGTTCAACGTCGGGCCGTTCGCCGCACCCGGTACCCACGAAGTGCCGAACAACCTCTCGGCGAAGATCGGCCCGGCGCCGTGGCCGGTCACCTATGGGCCGTCGACCCGGCGGCTGATCGACTTTGCCGATGCCGGGCAGGCACTGACCATCAACCCGGTCGGCCAGAGTGGCGTGCCGTTCGACAAGTATTATGCGGACCAGGCCGAGGGGTATGTGCAGGGGGAGTATCAGCGGGCGCAGATGGGGGTGATTCCGGCGCAAAGTACCCTGAGGCTGGTACCGGGTGGGTGATCGATGGGGCTGCTTTGCAGCCCATTCGCAGCACAAGGCTGCTCCTGCACAAGACCGCGCAATCCTGTAGGAGCAGCCTTGTGCTGCGAATGGGCCGCAAAGCGGCCCCAATCACACGGTCAGCCCTGCCACTTGCCGCCTTCGACGATCACGCTTTCCGGCTTGGTGTCATCGCTCAGTTCCTTGCGCACATACTGGTCATACAGCTTCAGCAGAAACTTTTCTTCCCCCAGCTTGGCCAGCTCGGCATTCACCCAGTCACGCAGCTCGGTGTTGCCCTTCTTCACCGCTGGCGCAATCGGTGCTTCGTCACCCAGCAGCTGCGGCAGCACGCGGTAGCCCGGGTTCTGCTTGGCCCAGCTGAACAGGATCAGGTTGTCCTGGGCATAGGCATCGCCACGGCCGGTGGCCAGGGCCTGCAGCGACTCGCTGTTCTTCTCGAACTTGAGCAGTTTCCAGTCAGGGTGATTTTTGGTCAGCCAGATATCTGCCGTGGTGCCGGTGGTGACGATGATGGTCTTGTCGGCCAGGTCGTCGAGCTTCTGTACCGAGCTGCCATCAGCCACGATGGCCTGCACGGCAACGCGCAGGTTGGGGTTGGTGAAGTCCACCGCTTCCTTGCGCTCCGGGGTCACGGTCATGTTGGCGAGGATCAGGTCGACCTTGTCGCTCTGCAGGAACGGAATGCGGCTGGCCGGTTCCACGGCAACGAACTCGACCTTGCTTTCATCACCCAGCAGGTCCTTGGCCAGGCGCCGGCCAATGTCGGTGTCAAAGCCCACATAGCGGCCTTTTTCATCGACGAAGCCGAACGGCGGCTTATCGGTGAACACCCCGACAATCAGCTTGTCGCGGGCCTTGATGGTTTCCAGGTAGCTGGTGGCTGGCGATGCCGCTGCCGGCTTGGGCGGTTCTTCGGCCTTGTTGCAGCCGGCCAGCAGGGCCAGGCCAAACAACGGCCCCAGCAGTTTGGTGAGGTTGGCAGTTTTCATGACAGTTCCTTGTGCAGTGTCTTTGGCAGGCTTTCTACGAAGGAGAATTTCTCCAGGAACTGCTGCGCGCGTGCGGTCTGCGGTCGGGTGAAGAAGCTCTCGGGGTCGCCCTGTTCAAGGATCCTGCCGGCCTCCATGAACACGATGCGGTCGGCCACCGCGCGAGCGAAGGCCATTTCGTGGGTAACGATGAGCAAGGTCATGCCGTCGCGGGCAAGGCCCTGGATCACCTGCAGCACCTCCTTGACCATTTCCGGGTCGAGTGCGGCGGTAACCTCGTCGAACAGCATCACCTCGGGTTTCATGCACAGCGAGCGCACGATGGCGATGCGCTGTTGCTGGCCGCCGGACAATTGCCGGGGGAAGGCGTCGCGTTTGTCCAGCAGGCCGACCCGCGCCAGCAGCGCCTCGGCCTGGGCCTGCGCTTCGGCTCGTTCGCGTTTTTGCACCTTGAGCGGGCCGAGCAGCAGGTTGTCGATCACGCTCATGTGGCCGAACAGGTGGTAGCTCTGGAACACCATGCCAACCCGCTGGCGAACGTCGCGCCAGTCGGTGCGCGGGTCAAGCAGCTCTTGCCCGGCCAGGCGCAGGTGGCCGCCATGGGCCTGCTCCAGGCCGTTGAGGCAGCGCAGCAGCGTGCTTTTGCCGCAACCGCTGGGGCCGAGGATGACCACCACTTCGCCGGCCGCCACCTTGAGGTCGACGTCCTTGAGCACCTGTTGCTCGCCAAAAAACTTGTTGAAACCCTGGAATTCGATCAATGCGCTCATGAGTGTGCCCAACGGCGTTCCAGCACGCGTGAAGCGGCGGACAGCGGATAACAGACGATGAAGAAGAACAGGAACAAGGCGCCATAGATCAGCACAGATTCGTAGGTGCGTTCGATGATCTGCTGGCCGGCCTTGATCACCTCGACCACGCCGATCAGCACCGCCAGCGAGCTGGTCTTGATGATCCGCGTGTAGATGTTGATAGTCGGTGGGGTCATGCGCTTGAGCGCCTGCGGCAGCAGCACGTAGCCATATAGCTGCCAGCCGGCCAGGCCGATCGACAACCCGGCCTCGCGCTGGCCCCGCGGCAACGAAGCCAGTGCACCGCGCACCACCTCGCCTACCTCGCTGGCGCCCCACAGGGCCAGTACCAGCACGGCGCACCAGAAGCTGGGAATGCTCAGGGCAAAGAAGATCGGCAGGCCGAAGAACACCAGGTACAGCCAGACCAGCACCGGGATGGCGCGGAACAGCTCCAGGTACACCTGCAAGGCGATGTTCAGGGCACGGTTGCCCAGGGTTGCCAGCACGCCGTACAGCACGCCACCCAGCGTTGCGAACAGAATACCCAGCGCCGAGATGGCCAAGGTCTGCGCGGCGCCGCCGGCGAGCTGCGGCAACACCTGCAGCAACAGGTCAAATCCCGAACTGGCCATGTTGCAGCCTCCTTTCCGCATAGCGCAGCAGCAACGACAGCGGCAGGAACAGCAGCACGCAGAGCAGGGTCAGCACGGTGAGCATTTCGTAGGTCTTGTAGTACAGCGCGATGTAGTTCTTGGTGGTGTAGAGGATTTCCGGCACGGCCACCGCCGACACCACAGTGGTTTCCTTGAGCAGGAAGATGAAATTGGCGAACAGTGCCGGCAGGCTGAGGATACCGGCCTGGGGCAGCACCACATGGCGCAGCAGTTGCCCCTCGGACAGGCCGATGGAACGCCCGGACTCAAGCTGGGCACGGGGCACGGCTTCGATGCCTGCCCGCAACACTTCGGTGAGGTAGGCACCGCCCATGAAGGTCATGGTGATGATCGCAGCGGAAAAACCGGAAATCTTCAGGCCCAGGCTCGGCAGTGCGAAGTAGACGAAGAACAGCTGGATCAGCAGCGGCGTGTTGCGGGCCAGCTCCACGTAGGCTTTGACCAGACGCCAAAGGTAGGGGGTGCGTAGTACCAGCAGGGTGGCATTGACCAGGGCAACCAGTAGCGAGGTGGCGATGGCGATCAGGCCTACCTGCAAGGTCACGCCCACGGCCTTGAGGAAGGCGGGTAGCGTGCTGAGGATGAATGCGGTGTCGAGGGTCATGGGTAAAGCAAGTCTGCGGGGTGCGCGGGGGCACGATTGCTAGACTGTAATGATCTAAAAAATTTTTAATAAATATCTTTATTGCATATGCATATCACCAAGCATTTTTCACCGGGGCATACATCCTGGGGCTGCTTTGCAGCCCAATCGCGACGCAAGGCCGCTCCCACAATGGCCCGCGTACGCCGAACCCATGTGGGAGCGGCCTTGCGTCGCGATTGGGCCGCAAAGCGGCCCCAGATACAGAAACAAAAACGCCGACACAGGGGTGTCGGCGTTGGGTTATGCAGGGTATCGAAAGCGAATCAGAACGCCGGCAGCACAGCGCCCTGATACTTCTTGGCGATGAATTCCTTCACCTCCGGGCTGGTCAGGGCCTTGGCCAGTTTCTGGATGGCTTCGCTGTCCTTGTTGTCCGGACGGGCAACCAGGAAGTTCACGTACGGCGAGTCGGCACCTTCGATCACCAGCGCATCCTTGGCCGGGTTCAGGCCGGCTTCCAGGGCGTAGTTGGTGTTGATCATGTCCAGGTCGACCTGGTCCAGCACACGCGGCAGCATGGCCGACTCAAGCTCGCGGAACTTCAGCTTTTTTGGGTTCTCGGCGATGTCCTTGGGGGTGGCCAGGGCATTCTTCGGGTCTTTCAGGGTGATCAGGCCAGCCTTCTGCAGCAGGATCAGGGCACGGCCGCTGTTGCTGCCTTCGTTAGGGATGGCAACGGTAGCGCCTTCCTTCAGCTCGGACAGGTTCTTGATCTTCTTCGAGTAACCACCGAAGGGTTCGACGTGTACGCCAATGACCGTTTCCAGGTGGGTGCCTTTACCTTCGTTGAAGCTCTTCAGGTATGGCAGGGTCTGGAAGTAGTTGGCGTCCAGACGCTTCTGGTCTACCTGCACGTTCGGCTGTACGTAGTCGGTAAAGACCTTGATCTGCAGGTCCACCCCCTCTTTGGCCAAGGTCGGTTTGATCAGCTCAAGGATTTCGGCGTGCGGTACCGGGGTAGCGGCAACCACCAGTTTCTCGGCAGCGGCGGCCAGGCCGGAGAACGACAGGGCAGCGGCCAGGGCGGTGGTCAGCAGGGTCTTCTTCATGGTGGTCCTTGTTCTGAATCTGGGCCATCGGCGATGGCGAATCGGTTGCCCAACCGGTTCACCAGCGGGCGTGAAACGGACAATACCTAGATTTTTTATTCCGTAACAATATCTTTTATTTAGCTGCTTATTCCAAAAAAAAACTGCCACCAGCCACTTTGCTTATGAGCGATGTCTAGCGTGCGGTGTTGGGCAAGTCGAGGTCCTCTGGCTGGATCTCTTCGCTGTCATTCACCAGCAAGGCAAAGTGAATGACGTTCTCCAGTTCGCGGGTATTGCCAGGCCAGAAATGCGCCTCCAGTACCTGCTGCGCCGCCTCGCTTACCAACGGCACAGGCCGCTGCAGGCGTACGCTGTAGATGCCCACGAAGTACTCGGCCAGCGGCAGGATATCGCCCGGCCGCTCGCGCAGTGGCGGCAGTTCCAGCGCGCCCTCGCGCAGGTACTGGTACAGGCGCTCGTTGAAGCGCCCCGCACGTACCACCCGTGCCAGATCGATGCTGGTGGCGGCGACCAGGCGCACATCCACCGGCTGTGGCTGCTGCGCGCCCACCCGGGTGACCTCGCGGTTTTCCAGGGCCGCCAGCAGCTTGCCCTGGATGGCCAGCGGCAAGTCGGCAATTTCGTCCAGGTACAGCGTGCCGCCGTTGGCCGAACCGAACCAGCCAGCGCGGCTGCTGGCCGTACCGCCATGGCTGCCGGCGCTGTAGCCGAACAGCTCGGCATCGGCGTAAGTGGGGCTGATGGCCGCGCAGTTGACCGACACGAACAGCCCTCCACGGTCGCTGGCACGGTGGATCTGCCGGGCCAGCAACTCCTTGCCGGTGCCGGTTTCGCCACGGATCAGCACAGGCAACGGTTGCGGCGCCAAGCGCTCGAGGTCTTCGCGCAACTGCTGGGAACGCGGGTCGATGAACACCAGGGCCTTGGCACGGATGCTCAGCGGGCTTTTGTCCAGCTCGGGGAAGGTCAGCAGTGGCTGGCCAAACGGGTTTTGAAACGTCATGACGAACTCCCGCCCCAGGCCTTCATTGGCCGGGCGTCAGGTAAACGGAAAACGCTAAGGCCTATCAGGCGCGACGCAGTGCGCGCTGCTCGACCCGGCTCTGCAAGCGATACAAGTAGGCGAAGCCTTGTTCCCAGCGCTCATGGCCGGACTTGACGTTGATGTGCCCGGCATTGCTCAGCAACCCCGCTTCGGCGCCCCACGCCTGGGCCAGGTGCAGGGCCCGCGGCACGCTTACGGCAGGGTCGTTGTCAGAGCTGACGACCTGGCTGGGGAATGGCAAGGCCTCGGTCGGGATCGGCGCGAAGTTGCGCAGGGCCGGCGCGCAGGTCGGCCGTTCGACGTCTGCCGGTGCCACCAGCAGTGCACCCCGCACCTGCCGCCGCAAGGCCGGACTGGCCTGCGCAGCCCAATGGGCGACAGTGACGCAGCCAAGGCTGTGGGCAATCAGGATCACCGGCGAGCGCTCGGCGGCAATCGCCTGCTCCAGCGCCTGCACCCAGTCCTGCCGTTGCGGGGTGAGCCAGTCGTGCTGCTCGACCCGCGCACTGTTGGGCAGGGTGCGCTGCCAGTGACTTTGCCAATGGTTGTCTGGCGATCCTTGCCAGCCCGGCACAATCAGGTAACGAATTGACTCATTGCGCATGGGGACGCCTCCAGTAAGTTTGCGTGCTTGGAGACAAGTATAGGGAGGGAGTTATATTCGTAAAGGAATAAGAAGCTATTTATTAATAACTATATGTAATTTCTGTCGATGGCCCTATCGCCGGCAAGCCAGCTCCCACAGGGACTGCACACAGCCTCAGGGCAGCACAATACCTGTGGGAGCTGGCTTGCCGGCGATAGGGCCCTCACAGGCAAAAAAAAGGGCCAACCCCTGCCAAGAGATATGGCCCCAACGCACTTGCGAGAGTCACTTGCCTGAAGAGGTTTTGCAGGTATCAGCGCGCGGTTATCACCGCCAGTTTGCTGATACCCGCACGTTCGATGGCTGCCATGGCCCGCGCCACTTCGCCGTAGTTCACGCCGTCATCGGCCTGCAGTTGCACGCGCACGTCCGCGTCCTTGTCCTTGGCAGCCTTGAGGTTGGTTTCCAGCAGGTCGGGCTGGATCTGGTCCTTGTTGATGAACAGCTTGCCTTCACCGTCGATGCTGACCACCAGCGGGTCCTTCTGCTCCACCGGGGCCACGGCCTCGGTCTTGGGCAGGTTGATAGGGATGGCGTTGGTCAGCAGCGGCGCGGTGACGATGAACACCACCAGCAGCACCAGCATGACGTCTACCAAAGGCGTGACGTTGATTTCACTGAGGACTTCGTCGCTGTCCTGGGTCGAAAAGGCCATATCAGGACGCCTCCTTCACGGGTTGGGTGAAACCAGGCTGGGCTTTTTGCACAGCAGGGTGCACCAGCACACGGAAGGCACTCTTCTGCGCCAGGCTGTAGAAGTCGTGGGCGAAGTCATCCAGGTCGGCAGCAGTCAGCTTGAGGCGACGCAGGAAGTAGTTGTACACCAGCACTGCCGGCACCGCGACGGCGATACCCACACCGGTAGCCACCAGTGCCGCACCGATGGGCCCAGCAACAGTTTCCAGGCTGGCGGAGCCGGCCGCACTGATGCCCTTGAGCGCTTCCATGATGCCCCACACGGTGCCGAACAGGCCGATGAAGGGCGAGGTGCTGCCGATACTGGCGACCACCGCCAGGCCGGTTTCCAGCGAGCGGCGCTCACGCACGATCTGCTGACGCAGGGCGCGCTCCAGGCGGTCCTGATGGTTGATGGCGTGGCTCAGGTCATTGGCCTGGGTATCACCAACGGCAATCGCGGCATAGCCGGACTGGGCAACGCGGGCCGCCGGGCCGGGCAGCTCATGGCTGAGTTCGGCAGCCGAGTCCAGGCTGGAGGCAGCCCAGAACTGCTGGTGGAAGCGCTTGTCCTGGTTTTTCAGCCGCACGAACTGCGCGACCTTGACCAGGGCCAGGCCCCAGGTGACGACAGAGAAACCGACCAGCAGCCAGATGACTGCGCTTTCAACGGATTCGAGGGGGGATGCCAGCAGGCTCATGATGGTGTCTTCCTGTGTTCTGCGAAATAGTTAGCGAAGCTTGAAATCGATCGGCACGCTGACCCAGCCGGTCTGGGCCACATCGCCCTGCTTGGCGGGCACGAAGCTCCAGCGCTTGACCGCGGCCAGCGCGGCAGTGTCGAGGGCGTCACGGCCACTGCTTTTCTGTATCTGGATCTGCCCGGGCTTGCCGCTTGGCAGCACCTCTACGCGCAACAGCACGGTGCCTTCCCAACCACGGCGCTGGGCCATTTGCGGGTATTCCGGTGCCGGGTTCTTCAGGTACGCGGCGTTGGCCGATGCCGGGGTTATCGGGGCCGGCGCGGGTGGCGCTGGCGCAGGCGGTGCGGGGGCGGCCACCGGCGCTGGCGGTGGTGCCTCCACCGGTTTGGGCTGTGGCTTGGGCGCTTGCTTGACCACAGGCTTGGGCACGGGCTTTGGCTTGGGTTTGGGCTTGGCGGCCAGTTCGTCGACTACCGGTGGTGGCGGGGGCGGCTCGACCACAGGCGGCGCGGGCGCTGGCGGCGGTGGTTCGACCACGGGCGGCGCTGGCGCTGCGAACTCGATGGTCATGGGCGGCACCTGTGGCGGCACCACTGGCAGCTCGGGCGTTGGCGCCTGGCTGACCCAGTACGCTGCAGCGCCATGCAGCACCAGCACCAGCAGGCCCAACACCAGCTTGTCGCGGCGCTTGAGCCCGCTGACGGGCGTGCGTTGCAGGCGCAGCTGGCCAAGCGGGAGGCGAAGCGTGCGTCCAAGCTCGACCAGGTCACCCGGGGCCGGGCGCCATGGCTGGTCGTAGGCCCTGACGGCCGACTGGACATTACCCATTGATCAAACTCCTGGGGTCTCGATTCAGGTGTGTGGCTGAATCATCGGGGCCAGAGGCTTATCTCTTAAAGTAATGTTTAAAATTATGGTTAGAACTGGATTGAATATTGTTTTCTAGGGGGAGCGTGAAACCCGCGAATTGCGCGGCCTGCGGCTTTCAGGGATAAGTGCGATGCATTGTCGGCATGCAAAATATTCGCGCAAGGCATGAGAATGCCGCGAGGGCTGCGCCCTTGATCGCCGGCAAGCCAGCTCCCACATTTGGCCGCGGCACACAGCCCCGGCAATCTGTCAGGCGAAAAAAAGCCCGGAACCAAGCCCGGGCTTTTTCATCTTCAAGGGCGGCTCAGATATCCGCCACCTTCTGCCAAACCTTCGGCCGGAAGAACAACGTCTCGCCCCGCGCCAGCCCGGTCAGGCTGTCATGGTCCTTGACCACCTCGGCCTCGATCAACTCGCTCTGCCCTTCCACCTTCAAGGTCACCCGCGTGGTAGCGCCCAGCGGCCGGATATCCCGCACCTCGGCAGCATGGTGCCCTTCTGTCTCATGCCGCGACAGCGACACCTCGTGCGGGCGGAACAGCACATGGTGCCCTTCGCTCACCGCCAGGCGGTTGGAATCGCCCAGGAAGTGGTAGACGAAATCGTTGGCGGGCTTTTCGTACACCTCGCCCGGCGAGCCGATCTGCTCGATCACGCCCTTGTTCATGACCACGATGCGGTCAGCAACTTCCATGGCCTCTTCCTGGTCGTGGGTGACGAACACCGACGTCAGGTTGATGTCTTCGTGCAGCCGCGCCAGCCAACGGCGCAGCTCCTTGCGCACCTTGGCGTCCAGCGCACCGAACGGCTCGTCCAGCAGCAGCACCTTGGGCTCCACGGCCAGGGCGCGGGCCAGGGCGATACGCTGGCGCTGGCCGCCAGACAGCTGCTCCGGGTAGCGGTCGGACAACCAGTCCAGCTGCACCATGTTCAGCAGCTCGTGCACTTTCTCGGCAATCTTGCTCTCGCTCGGGCGCTCGCCCTTGGGCTTCATGCGCAGGCCGAAGGCGACGTTGTCGAACACGCTCATGTGGCGGAAGAGCGCGTAGTGCTGGAACACGAACCCGACGTTGCGGTCACGCACGTCGTGGCCGGACACATCCTCGCCATGGAACACGATGTTGCCCTGGTCCGGGGTTTCCAGGCCGGCGATGATGCGCAGCAGGGTGGTCTTGCCACAGCCGGACGGGCCCAGCAGCGCCACCAGCTCGCCGCTGTTGATGTCCAGGTTGATGTTGTTCAGGGCCTGGAAGCTGTTGAAGCGCTTGCTGACATTACGAACTTCGATCGACATGAATCATTCCTCCGCGGCGCTGTGGCGCAGGCGGTTAATACGGTTCTCGCTCCACTGCTTGAGCAGCAGGATGAAGAGCGCCAGGATCAGCAACAGGCTGGCCACGCTGAAGGCTGCGACGTGGTTGTACTCGTTGTAGAGGATCTCTACGTGCAGCGGCAAGGTGTTGGTCACGCCACGAATGTGGCCCGACACCACCGACACTGCGCCAAACTCGCCCATGGCCCGTGCAGTACACAGCACCACGCCATAGATCAGCCCCCATTTGATGTTGGGCAAAGTCACGTGCCAGAACATTTGCCAGCCATTGGCGCCGAGCAGACGCGCGGCCTCCTCTTCTTGCGTGCCCTGCTCCTGCATCAGCGGGATCAGCTCACGGGCCACGAATGGCACGGTGACGAAAATGGTCGCCAGGACGATGCCCGGGAGGGCGAAGACGATCTGGATGTCATGGTCCTGCAGCCAGGGCCCGAACAGCCCCTGCGCGCCGAACATCAGCACGTAGACCAGGCCGGCGATTACCGGCGATACCGAGAACGGCAGGTCGATAAGGGTGACCAGGATACTTTTGCCACGGAAGGTGTACTTGCTGACGCACCAGGCGGCGCTGACACCGAACACCAGGTTCAACGGTACCGAAATGGCTACGGCGAGCAGGGTCAGCTTCAGCGCCGACAAGGCATCAGGCTCGAAGATCGCCTCGAAGAAGGTGCCAAAACCGTTCTTCAGCGCCTGCGACACCACGATCACCAGCGGCAGCAGCAGGAACAGGGCGAACACCAGCCAGCCAAGGCCGATGAGAATACGCCGCGAGGTAGCACTGCCACGGCGGGCTGCGTTGGCGGCGGCGCTTGCACTCAGGGATGAACTGGACATGCCGGCCTCCTTCAAGGGGTTTCGATGCGGCGCTGCAGCAGG belongs to Pseudomonas putida NBRC 14164 and includes:
- the cysW gene encoding sulfate ABC transporter permease subunit CysW; the encoded protein is MSSSSLSASAAANAARRGSATSRRILIGLGWLVFALFLLLPLVIVVSQALKNGFGTFFEAIFEPDALSALKLTLLAVAISVPLNLVFGVSAAWCVSKYTFRGKSILVTLIDLPFSVSPVIAGLVYVLMFGAQGLFGPWLQDHDIQIVFALPGIVLATIFVTVPFVARELIPLMQEQGTQEEEAARLLGANGWQMFWHVTLPNIKWGLIYGVVLCTARAMGEFGAVSVVSGHIRGVTNTLPLHVEILYNEYNHVAAFSVASLLLILALFILLLKQWSENRINRLRHSAAEE